A genomic region of Populus nigra chromosome 11, ddPopNigr1.1, whole genome shotgun sequence contains the following coding sequences:
- the LOC133668657 gene encoding uncharacterized protein LOC133668657 yields MNTFSSLLIDIKNLESSLAKNSLSLQWCLEATNLLKKMHFQFLEIFQKSEVPLFWDGGNYLDEYMEESLNILDFCNALRSAISTMDRYRLIVDVAVRRFSDEAYSGSAMNMTEIEKLEREWQKLYGFENWKIVNLYKTGRPKTKTKDDEFCASYAVRRTMNTVCALLFSAIFYPAPIEKDEEVYRDFSQLKLFSSSLRKLVCCFSEERRGFNDNSRPVLVETKMVGSAVEDFKVQILKGVALNKEKFGKSVDSLQNSSLALKEGLEMFDYVVNELFQEVVKGRNEILGMVASS; encoded by the coding sequence ATGAATACCTTTTCCTCTCTTCTTATAGATATCAAGAACCTTGAATCTTCACTAGCCAAAAACTCCTTGTCTCTTCAATGGTGTTTAGAAGCCACAAATCTCCTCAAGAAGATGCACTTTCagtttcttgaaatatttcagAAGTCTGAGGTACCCCTGTTCTGGGATGGGGGAAACTATTTGGATGAGTACATGGAGGAGTCTTTGAACATCCTGGATTTTTGTAACGCGCTGAGATCAGCCATTTCTACCATGGATAGGTACCGTTTAATAGTTGATGTTGCAGTTAGAAGATTTTCTGATGAAGCGTATTCAGGTTCGGCCATGAATATGactgaaattgagaaattaGAAAGAGAATGGCAGAAGCTTTATGGCTTTGAGAACTGGAAAATTGTGAATCTATACAAGACCGGCAGACCGAAAACAAAGACCAAGGATGATGAATTTTGTGCATCATATGCTGTAAGAAGAACGATGAATACTGTCTGTGCGCTCCTGTTTTCTGCAATATTCTATCCAGCTCCAATAGAAAAGGATGAGGAGGTTTATAGAGATTTCTCTCAACTGAAGCTATTCTCATCATCACTGAGGAAGCTTGTTTGTTGCTTTTCTGAGGAGCGAAGAGGTTTCAATGATAACTCAAGGCCAGTTTTAGTTGAGACTAAAATGGTAGGGAGTGCAGTTGAGGATTTTAAAGTTCAGATTCTGAAGGGTGTGGCTCTGAATAAAGAGAAGTTCGGAAAAAGCGTTGATTCACTGCAGAACAGTTCCCTAGCTTTGAAGGAAGGTCTAGAAATGTTTGATTATGTAGTTAATGAGCTGTTTCAAGAGGTGGTGAAAGGAAGGAATGAGATCCTAGGTATGGTTGCATCAAGCTAG